The following is a genomic window from Calliphora vicina chromosome 5, idCalVici1.1, whole genome shotgun sequence.
GAGCCTCCTTGGCTCAATTCTCCCCTTTCTTCAAGAAGGGCCTTTTCGAGAATGGCCGGCACGGGACGGGATAATAGTTACCCTACTGCTAAATTATCTCCTACCTACAGTGtgtcttttaatatatttttattatttattaagttaTATGTCACAATcatgatgataataatgatgatgattaaTTGTTACTCTTTACCTTAAAGGCGACCAACAGCAGAgtttatcaaaatcaaaatgtgagtatttatttaagttataaGTAAGTTTTAGCAAGTTGAGTTTGATTCTTTATCCTTTATTTtctagctaaaaaaaaatcatataaaattgtgtatttGACAGGATGTTTTttgattgatttatttatttgtaatttaattaatttattttaaatggccTTCCATATTATAAGGAACAACcttcttaatttattttatttgtgcttaatttttatttttgattaacctatttactacttattaattacaaattgtataatgatttcttttattaaatacaatttatttttaaaaagtatacgAGTACAATATATCTATCTACATTCTATAATTtactatatttttcttaattagttattgttgttgttagatttaaaacacaaaaactgtTGATCAGTTTAACTGacaattatagaaatttttgttaatatttgtttaataatcttTTCGACAATAATTTCGATTAGttgcaaatttaaagtttatttaaaatgaaatgaaaaagtttgtgttggaaaatattttcttaagtttgtagaaaatttcaagtttattatggttttttaagaaattattcaattaaatggttatgaaaaatagatttgaattaaaacatCTATTCAATTTTAAGCTTACAAATCAAAACAAGTGAAATATTtcagatattttctatatatttatataagggatttcaaatatgaattacaattcgcattataattaaaatttcttattgaaaaacatgttaaattatctagaaactattaaaaatcttttgaaaTCTCTTAATTAAATAAccggtttattttttatttaagtataagtttcattttaatgattttgaaatCTGTTAACTTATGACAAACATTCCACATATCGTTTGCAAAATCATAtgcaattttagtaaaaatcgaacaaaaacaacaaataatagtTTTTGAGAACTTTTTCGAATGTAAAAAGATCTTTAAAGACAATATGAAACAATTAATCAAAATTATAACatgtttttttctaatataaCAATAATTTACTAACTCCAAACTTATTAGCTTCGTTAAGTGTATTCAAAATATATGATAAATAAGAACTTAATTTTATATGGGGTATTCATAATGATCTAAAAcaaagaacaaattttattaacacaaaatattttatttaaaagaaatgtgTTCATTAACaagaaatgtgaacaaattGTTAGAAATTTATACTCAAATTTAAATCAGATCCGCACAAagctaaaagaaaaataattaggCTCAATTACTCTACGTCTAtacttgataaatttttgtcatgatGTTCTGTCAAATTGCTCACTAAAGtttcattggtttcaacgtacgagagatggtttgcgcggttcagaagtggtgattttgacacggaagacaaagatcgcccaggccaaaaaaaaaagtttgaagaccaataattggaggcacgaatattgttgtcaaactcaacaagagcttgcaaattcATTGAGAGCTacacaatcagcaatttcaaaacattagcGAGCtgctggattcatccaaaagaagggaaattgactaccatacgaattgaagccgagtgaTATTGAAAGAGATAtagaaatgatgcttgaaagcTATTAAGGAAACAagaaatcattacttgcgatgaaaaatggatccatttcgATAACCCTAAGAGATTGTATGTAAAGCCAGGCCAACCAgcagaatcgacaccaaagccaaatatccatggcgctaagataatgctcGGTATTTGGTGGCTGCAaaaaggtcctatctattatgaactgaTGAAAGCTGGACTGATcattacagggaacctgtaccgaatcattacaatggccaattttttttttaaacaaacacaaacagaTTTTTGCTTGTTGGCAGATATACCTaaagtctctggcgggaatcgaacccgcaaccatCAGATTGATAGCCCAACACACTAGTTTATCGGGGCACCcataatagaaatattttctCTACTTAAAAATTACATCTAAATATCGAAAATTTACAGCATCGAAAATGTGGATTATATGCAGTAAAAGTGACATGCTAATGTTAAATTCATAGCTTTTTCATCTGGTGatttaataacatatttttcatatatatgaGACTATGTTATGTTGATTATGTTTGACATTAACAGccaatactttttaataatatttcaacttcaaattattaaaattttagaagacctattttttttatcgctGTCATGTGCGGCTCTTAATGTGAATACCCATATTATAAGAAAATCATTAAAAGAATATCACTTTAAGACAGAAATATTagtaaattcataaatattactactaaaacctaaaaactattataaaatttattgcatATATTTTACGATTTCCAACAttttaagacattaatatagaaaaacaaactaATTTAACCAATAAAAacctctatagaaaaaatcccATATACCAACTATATTTataactaaacaaaatttatatatttatttcttaatatatactatatatactACCGATCTGTTGTTATTGTAACTATATGTATTCCAATAGTCTAAAATTAATTCTAACATTGTAGATAAATTATTAATGTCTGTCTATTAAGGTATATTCACTAGCAGTTTTATTTATCAAACATCGTACTCGAAATTGAATTGCTTAaagtttgataaaatttaaaaaaaaaatcctctgATATGTAAAACTGTTTTGATATTACcttaaaactatataaataaacaaataatacgtAAAATATTCTCGTAACATTCAAAAAACATTTGACAATAGTAAAACACTTAcatattattatgtattatcatgtactattattattattattttattagtttaatatttagttttttccaattgaattttatttaaatgtaaatagaaACTATAGACCACTGAGCAAATAGGTAGGAAGAAAGTTTAGCAGTAgatgaaacttttttttcttacaaTATACTAATTTTTCGTTTTCCATAATTTTAAGTAACTTAAATAGTTAGTTCATAGTtagtttattgttatttttatatacatacagttgaaaattttattttttttacaataaacaaaaaaaaaaaacaaaatctttagcatatgtatatgtagtttaaattatataagtagTATAGGAGTAATTATCAAATGTGATACACAAATTACAATCCATTAACTATTAACGAAAGCcagtaataaatttaattaaacaaatgttaTATTATTGTAATACATACTATACTAAACTAACAAATTACATATAATATAATGAAACTGCTTGTTTTCCATCTAACAAacaatattagaaaatttgtttaataaaattaggCCTAATAAACGAACGAATGAacgaaataattaataaatttaatttaaaaaacaaattgttcacAATGGCTGTCGCTTTAAGTTTTATCTTataataacttattttttttttaaacaagtattactttaattattaaatttggttTCAAAGGGTTTATCTTTTACaatatatttgttaattatTAGCTATAATAGTTTGAGTCTAATTACAATATGAAATCGTTTCATATAGCAATTATGTAAGCTTCAACATAATATTAAGTACAATTTGGCACTaccattttatttaacaattttacttCAATTCGATACATATTTACTGTGCAAtatataatgaaattattaaatttatctaacaaacaaaacaaaaacatcttgtatgtataaaattatctttaaaaacaataattcttTTGTATCAAATTCCCTAAACACTGTGTAAAAAAGTGTATGATGAATTTGTATGTccttaataatatttaagttaaaataatacaagtataacaaaattaaaaattctattatttttaagttgtttttactaataaaaaaaagaacgtTTCATTTTTGATAAAAGTAATTGCCTGAAagtgtttgttttaattatttacataataatatttaagaTATAAAAAAGGTATGTCATTTCTGTTCTGCATGcaaagtttatattttatacccttccatttataatttaaaatttttcatttgcgaccccataaattaCGGGTTCGTTTCCTCAATATTCCTGGTTCGTTTACTATTTAAAACCGTGGAAACCGGCCAACAAATGACTGAAATAACGACGattacctcgattttttacctatatacaatttttaccaAGAATGTTTTTCATCAACATTTTGCTctttttatacctttcaccatgagtggcaaggaaaGTTTGTCATTACATTTGtagtttatacatttttcatttatgacCCCACGAAGTGTATattttctggatcgttatatatagtggagtcgatatagccaagtTTGTCTGTCcttatgtatgttgaaatcaactttccgtagtcccaaaataacttatatccctgattcatacatcaatatatccgctagacccggttcggttgctatttaaaatctagagAATCGACCAATAAATGGCAGAGATGTAAGCCACAAAAAACCATGACAACCTCGAATTTTTACCTATtgttgatctatatctggattacagagtcattattatagacaatatggatatctaatgatgaatatttcaaagaactttaCTAATGGGTCAAAAAcggggaaaatattttgtagcccgaattttttgtcaacaaaaaaagttttgtaaatttaaaaaaaaaaaatttaaaatgtttggcatacatacattttttttcactaaaaaatacaataaaaactgaaataaataatttgaatttttttttttaattttaaagatttgtaagattcggcacagccgaatatagccatattacttgttatacccttcaccttcgtgagaagggtatatataagtttgtcattccgtttgtaatttctacatttttcatttccgaccctataaagtatatatattctggatccttatagatagcggagtcgattaagccatgtctgtctgtccgtctgttagttgaaatcaattttctgaagaccccagataccttcggtatccaaatcttcaataattctgtcagacatgctttcgagaagtttgctatttaaaatcagcaaattccgtccataaataacggagatatgagcaaaaaaccgggacaacctcgatttttgacctatttttgatctatatatggattactatactaagtcattaatatagacaatatggatatctaatgatagatatttcaaagtccattgcaacgatgtagataaggctatgtagataaggctatttgacctacaatgggtcaaaatcgggaaatatattttatgacccgaattttttttttcataaaaaacaatttggaaaacaattaaaaaataaattaaattttgtttacctaaaaatatttaaaaaaatttattttaaagtataatttggtgaagggtatataagatttggcacagccgaatatagctctcttacttgtttttcattgcCCTTGGCAAAGTAGAAAATGTATTCCAACTTGCCAATTATCTAAATTGAATTATTACATAGTATGTACATTGAACTCAAGTCagaataaatttaattctaatattttagttttcaaatacCTTGTAATATCTATATAGCAATATATTCTAATAGATTCTATACAAAAATGTCGCATCgtcttaaatttttcatatactttGGGGCCTAAAGAATCCGCTcgtcattattatttaaagtccaaattgaaaacttaaactcaCTACACTTCTTCCACAGTCGTgggaaattatattgaaatcggactatccgtttagaaacttcagatttattttttaaattctcccACTGTGCAGCGTTAATATAAAGTGgtaatttgttaaagaaaattcaaaagctCATAGAATTCTGTTAAGCTGAATTacataaattgttttaacatacatttttttaacaacCTTAAACGATAACTTGCTAGTTTTTTATACATCCAAAATTGTAATATGGCTGTTAACTTTACTTTAtatcataaaaaataacaactttATAATCAATTTCTGTTTTCCTAACATTTCTCTTTATACTAAATGTGGTCTGAATGTCCATAATCGATAACTTGCTAGTTGTTTATCCTTCCAAAGCTGCAATAAAGCTGTTAACACTACttaatttcatacaaaataacaattttataaacaatttcttttGTAAACAAACGAACGAGCCccctttatttacatttaatttctGTCATCTCTAATTAATCGTTATAACACAaagttgccatacttacaatattgaaaaaatccgttacaaattcaaataaaaagctaacattgtctgttttttttttattgtttattacaaTTTGCAACATTTGTGGAGTTCTTTTTGTATCGTTTTACAATAAATGTTAGATTTGTATATGCAAGAATGAAATAATAAACTTAAGCTGCATTgttaatatatgtaatttatattattatatttctttttgtataatttttaacatttttttttaatataaaatctgtggttattaataacaatttaacagtgtttaagtttaagttttttttgtttaaatattaaccatacatattcaaaaatttgcagaagaataaaataattattgatgAATAAATAAGATTGGTACACTTAGACCACAACAGTAGAAcctcattaataaataaaacttaattaaagaacgaaaataaaaataataatatgtaataaaaaaaatcacaaacattttgtgataatttataataaaaataaaaatgaaattaaaacacaTTTGGGATTTAGCTTTGActagttaaaaataaaagaacaaaataactaaaaacataaaattattaaatagatgcacacaaaattaaaaaaaaaaacaaaaatagtggCTTATATATCAAAACTTGGTATTAAATTTCTGGGTgcaacaaaatagaaaaattattctTGTTGAAATTAATGTACTATTgcgtttttaagattttttttttaaattattttctttttgttgtttttgtttgtttaaacaataaataaattaatattaaaattatgattAATAAGTGTTTAACAACATTGGTATAGATAATATCTCAAATTTTCaacaacaatttttctttttttttgtatttgctttcttttcttttaactGTTAACAAATTTCGAGTTATTATTCAGCTAAATTTACACTATACTTTTAAAGAGGGCTGGCATAAATGGTTACTTTTGCCATTTAATTCAAACTCTTTCAACATAGTTGCCGGGAAATGTGCCAAAACAACCGGTACGCTGTGAGGTGCCAACATACCAGCCATCATCACATTTTTCCAAAACGTGTACTACATCGCCCTCTTGTAGTTCCAATTCGTCGGAATTTTGTGGACGGTATTTATATAAAGCTCGGTATCTAAATGAAAAtaggaataatttaaattaagtgttatgtaatttaaaattttgtttctaaactaatcagttttaatgaaacttgCAAATCTGAATAGTATGAAAACTCTGTAATTAAAATACTTACACCAAAGGTTCTGAACTAGTATCAACATGTAATATATCAGTTTTGTGGGCATTACGTGTTTCTCTTAATATGGCATTAGGTGGCTGATTACCATTGCGGGTCAGTGTGTTAAATTCATTGTTAATATTTGTGCGCAAAGCATCTAATGTTGGACGTGCTGTTGGTTGTATTGTTGTGGTCCTGGCCGCTATATCTTCAGCACCAATGTCAGTAAGTACcttgtttttaattgaataatattaattttaaattgttcttaatgtgaatttattgcaaatatgtatatgtatataattaccTCCACATATGATACAGGGAATATGCCTTTACGATTGGCAATTCTTCCCTCGAACCAATTATCATCGACTCTGCGTGTTAGAGAAACAAGTTCACCTTTGTTTAGAGAAAGCTCTACACCAGATTGGGCCTGGAAATTATATTTGGCTCTAGCTTGACCTTCGGAGGGTTTACGGTATACAGTTGCTTGTGGTTGTACAGGATATACAGTTTCCTTGTTGATTATCTAgaaattaaagaattatttaaattaaattattttcttctttataaataaattactaaaaaaatattcttttaatatccgctataataaataaatatttaaagtataattttctttattttaattaaatgaaatatctAAATCTGTTTAATGGACGTTATTT
Proteins encoded in this region:
- the CAP gene encoding sorbin and SH3 domain-containing protein 1 isoform X20, with the translated sequence MQKLYQEERRRKYLQELQDMNSRRHTDNFTPSQKSPIPLNRYDDFPADLAPKTANQVKSIARALYNFQAQNSKELSFKKGDIIYIKRAIDKNWYEGEHNAMIGLFPANYVEIINKETVYPVQPQATVYRKPSEGQARAKYNFQAQSGVELSLNKGELVSLTRRVDDNWFEGRIANRKGIFPVSYVEVLTDIGAEDIAARTTTIQPTARPTLDALRTNINNEFNTLTRNGNQPPNAILRETRNAHKTDILHVDTSSEPLVYRALYKYRPQNSDELELQEGDVVHVLEKCDDGWYVGTSQRTGCFGTFPGNYVERV